The proteins below come from a single Rosa rugosa chromosome 2, drRosRugo1.1, whole genome shotgun sequence genomic window:
- the LOC133728071 gene encoding L-type lectin-domain containing receptor kinase IX.1-like, which yields MKIGVIGLVLGMGIGGCVILMVGFVFLCFSSRKKRATEESADTNPMFDEFNDVELEMDQIPRKFLYSELARATRNFADREKVGEGGFDGVYRGFIEDLKSYVAVKRISIESSQGLKEYEAEVKIISRLRHRNLVQLIGWCHYEGQLLLVYKFIPNGSLDSHLYNGNSSLTWEVRYRIALALASALFYLHEESVRCVLHWNIKSSNVMLDSNFNAKLGDFGLARFVDHEKELQTTSLRGTMSYMAPEYVITGMASKRTEVYSFGIICLEIACGRKLIDLKSVNMVDWVWQLYEEKKVTEAADPKLCGNYDEKQMECLMIVGLWCAHPDYKMRPSIQRVIQVLNFEIPLPIFQSKTPVATNST from the exons ATGAAGATAGGAGTCATAGGACTAGTCCTTGGGATGGGTATTGGTGGATGTGTTATCTTGATGGTTGGGTTTGTTTTCCTTTGCTTCTCGTCGAGGAAAAAGAGAGCAACAGAAGAATCTGCTGATACAAATCCTATGTTTGATGAATTTAATGACGTTGAACTTGAGATGGATCAAATTCCCAGGAAATTTTTGTACAGTGAGTTAGCTCGCGCAACCAGAAATTTCGCTGACAGAGAAAAAGTTG Gcgagg GAGGATTTGATGGAGTTTATAGAGGCTTCATAGAAGACTTGAAGTCATATGTTGCCGTTAAGAGAATATCCATAGAGTCTAGCCAAGGACTAAAGGAGTATGAAGCTGAAGTGAAGATCATCAGTCGTCTCCGGCATCGAAATCTTGTGCAACTCATTGGTTGGTGCCACTACGAAGGACAACTCCTACTAGTCTACAAGTTCATACCCAACGGCAGCTTGGATTCTCATCTATACAATGGAAACAGCTCGTTGACATGGGAAGTAAGATATAGAATTGCTCTAGCATTGGCGTCTGCGTTGTTCTATCTACACGAAGAATCAGTGCGATGTGTGCTGCACTGGAATATTAAATCCAGTAACGTCATGCTGGATTCGAATTTCAACGCCAAACTCGGAGATTTTGGGTTAGCACGATTCGTGGACCATGAAAAAGAGCTGCAAACAACTTCCCTGAGAGGAACTATGAGCTACATGGCTCCGGAATATGTTATTACGGGGATGGCTAGCAAGAGAACGGAAGTCTACAGCTTTGGAATAATTTGCTTGGAGATTGCCTGCGGAAGAAAACTCATCGATCTCAAGTCTGTCAATATGGTCGATTGGGTTTGGCAGCTCTATGAAGAGAAGAAGGTTACTGAAGCAGCCGACCCAAAACTGTGTGGAAATTATGATGAGAAACAAATGGAGTGTTTGATGATTGTTGGGCTGTGGTGTGCTCATCCCGATTACAAAATGAGGCCTTCGATACAACGGGTAATCCAAGTGCTTAATTTCGAGATTCCATTGCCCATCTTTCAATCCAAGACGCCGGTGGCAACCAATTCTACATGA
- the LOC133730933 gene encoding L-type lectin-domain containing receptor kinase IX.1-like, protein MVIRESEEQGSLDNGLEDQAGTDPNNVYKGFLNSSNCDVAVKKILKNSEQGPREYGAEIRILSSLRHRNLVQLLGWCHEKEMLLVYEFMRKGSLDSHLFKGGSLLSWEIRYRIAQGLASVLMYIQHEWDQYVVHRDIKSSNIMLDSKFSPKLGDFGLTRFVDHDKSSKTTIIVGTRGYMAPEYITENKASKHTDIFSFGVVALEIACGRKPFDHRLGRDKFNMVEWVWELYKGGNVIEAADPKLGVTYDRR, encoded by the exons atggTTATTCGAGAGTCGGAGGAGCAGGGGTCTCTGGATAATGGTTTGGAGGATCAGGCTGGCACCGAT ccaaacaacgtTTACAAAGGCTTCTTAAATAGCTCGAACTGTGATGTTGCTGTTAAGAAGATATTGAAGAATTCTGAGCAAGGGCCAAGGGAGTATGGAGCAGAAATAAGAATCCTCAGTTCGCTTAGGCATCGGAATCTTGTCCAACTCCTTGGTTGGTGCCACGAAAAAGAAATGCTTCTTGTTTACGAGTTCATGCGCAAGGGCAGTTTAGATTCTCATCTGTTCAAAGGAGGAAGCTTGTTAAGTTGGGAGATCAGATACAGAATTGCTCAAGGCTTGGCATCTGTGTTGATGTATATACAACACGAATGGGACCAATATGTGGTGCACAGGGATATCAAATCTAGTAACATTATGTTGGATTCAAAGTTCAGTCCAAAACTTGGAGATTTTGGGTTAACTCGATTTGTTGACCACGACAAATCCTCGAAAACAACAATTATTGTTGGAACTAGAGGGTATATGGCTCCAGAATATATTACTGAAAACAAGGCGAGTAAGCATACGGATATCTTCAGCTTCGGAGTTGTTGCCTTGGAAATAGCATGTGGGAGAAAACCCTTTGATCACAGGTTGGGACGTGATAAATTCAATATGGTGGAGTGGGTTTGGGAACTTTACAAAGGAGGGAACGTCATTGAAGCAGCTGATCCGAAACTGGGTGTGACTTATGATAGGAGGTAG